CGCGGGTGGTATGTGGACGGGGGCAGTAGTAAGAATATGCAGGCCGAGTGCGACGGCGATCGGAGCCCGAGCCGACGAGCGCGCGACGAACGGATCGAGGGGCGCGAGGAGCGGTCGCGATGAAACGGATTCAGCTCGGTAACGCCGTGTTCGAAGGGCTGAACAACAGCTACGTGCTCGGAACAGAGCCGGACGCGAAGACGACGTTGATCGATACGGGCGTCGCCACGCCGGACGTCCGCGAGCAGTTGGCCGAAGGACTCACCGAACACGATCTCGCCTTTGCGGATGTCGACGAAGTGCTCCTTACTCACTGGCACGAGGACCACGTCGGGCTCGCGGGGACGATCCAGGATGCCGGCGGCGCGACGGTCCGCGTTCACGCCGACGACGCGCCGTTGGTCGAACAGGACGAAGAGGCGTGGTCGGCGATGAACGAGCGCCAGCGTGACCTTCTCGACGAATGGGGGCTGCCCGACGCGCCGCGCGAGGAACTCCTCGATTTCCTCGACAGCCACGGGGAACTGACCGGTCCCGCGCCGACCGTCGAGCCGTTCACCGACGGCGCACGGTTCGAGACGGCTGCGGGTACGCTCGAAGGGATTCATCTCCCAGGACACGCCGCCGGTCTCTCGGGGTTCGCCCTCGACGGCGATCAGGGTCGAGAACTGTTCAGCGGCGACGCACTGCTCCCACACTACACGCCGAACGTCGGCGGGGCGGACGTGCGCGTCGAGGGGCCGCTCGCGCGCTATCTCACGACGCTCGAACGGATCGTCGACGGCGAGTTCGATCGTGCACATCCGGGCCACCGCGACCCGATCGAGGACCCCGCGGGCCGCGCACGCGAGATCGCCGCTCACCACCGCGAGCGAACGGGACGAGTCGTCGACGTGCTAGCTGAGACGGGACCAACCGACGCGTGGACGGTGAGCGCACGCCTGTTCGGCGATCTCTCGAGTATCCACATCCTCCACGGGCCAGGCGAGGCGTACGCCCACCTCGATCATCTCGCCGCGGACGGCGTCGTCGAGCGGACGGGTCGAGAGTACCGACTCGTGGAATCCGATCCGGATCTCGACGCGCTGTTCCCGTCGATCGCCACCGCGTGAGCCGCTGACTCGGAGCGAGTTGTAGGGTAGCACTGTTTCTCAGAGTTTTCCACATCACAGATTATCGACTCGTTGAAACCAGCGTGCAAGATAGATCCTCTCTATCTCGCATCTGGACTTGGTCGCTATCTCTCGGCCCTTATTGATTCACAGGGTCAGATTCTTCGTCCTCGTCGACAGTCAGTGCGCTCGTGACGAGACTCTTGGTTGCTCGGCGCATCCGCTCGGAGAGGGCCTGATGGGAGATACCAAGCTGATCGGCGAGCTCTTGAGCGTTCACTTCTCGCGGGACGTCGTAGTAGCCTTCCTCAACAGCTGTAGTGAGTGTGTCGTACTGGTGGTTGGTGAGATTGTATTGGGCCTCCTCGAGATCATCAAGCCCGTAGATCTGCGTTACATCAAGCGTAAATCCACTCTCCTGAGCGTATTTGTTGGTCGCCGAAAGCCCGCTTCGCTCGGGGAAGAACACGCGGAGATGCCACTCGCCGTCGGTCGCGGTGGCCTCTTGGACGGTTGCACCCTGTCCCTGGACCATATAACCGATGATCTGAGCGGTATCGCCCCACACCATTCGGTAAAAGCGTTCACCCTCGACTTCGGCAAGTAACTCGATCTCTTCAACGCTCGGATCGGCTTCGAGTACCTCGGTCAATTCGTCGAACTCCCCGTATGTCGCCCTGACGAACGGTACAACATGGGTCGTTTCGTGGGCGACCACGCGATCGATTTCAAACACCATGTCCGGCCGGCGTTCGAGCGTCTCGCAGAGCGCGAACTCATTTGTCGGGATGCTGAACTCGGCGATCGTCGACATGAATTGGAGTGTGGAGGCTTGCAGATGAAGGTGTTGACTCGGAGACGGGCTATAATCTGTTTCGGGACGACTGCACACAGTTGCAGCTTCAGAAATTCGCGATCCTGGTCCTGCTGATCGAATAGCCGGGTACCTCGATTTCGATGTGCAACAATGAGGGGCTTTCTCGCCAATTTCACCCTGAAATCCGACTGATAACCGTGAATTAAGCGGATTCTGGCAAGTGGACAGTGAGTCGTCCGAGCAGACCACTGTTGGCAAATCGATGTGCAAGATATGCGCTCTGTATCCAGCACGCCACTCTTGTCCGTCGTCCCGACTATCGGTGTCGTCTTGGACGCTCAATCGATCACACGCCGGAAACGCTCATAGCCTACGCTTACCGGTCTGTTGGCACTGAAAATTCGAACCGTTGGTTGTCGCTCTGGCTTACAGTCGGGTGAGGTTGCTCGCTCGCGGCCCCTTCTGAGACTGTTCGATTTCGAACTCTACATCGGTGTCTTCTTCGAGATCCGGACCGCCGATGTCTTCCATGTGATAGAACACGTCCTCGTCGTCATCGAGGTCCGTTTCCTCGTCATCGTCGACTTTGATAAAGCCGTAGCCGCCCTGATCGTTGAAGAAATCAACCGTACCTTTCGTCATTACTCTTGGTCATGGGCTTCCGTCGGGGATAACGCTTCCGAGGGTAGTGATACCGTGACTCCGGTTGTACGCCTGTGGAACGGTCGGTCACACGTACCGTTGGCTCGGCGTTCAGCAGTCAAGTCGGATTCGGGGGCAAGTACTTCCGGTGCGGTCACGGAGTGTATCATGCATCGCCATGAAACCATGCCACAACTGCCAGACGGTCATCGACGAGTATCTCCTGGATAAACAGCTCGAGCCCCTGCGCGAGCTCACGGTTGACGACTTCAACGTCTGCGCGGACTGCGCGACCGTCGTCGCGGATGCATGCGTGAAGTGCGGTGGCGGGGTGTACGTTCCCCGCAACCAATCCGTTACCCCGGACTACTGCCCGGCGTGTCGGTCCGACCTCATAGATCGCACCGGTCACGACCCTGGCTGGACGCGTGATCACGTTCCCACCTGAACGGCGCTCGCTCTCGAACACTATTTTCGTCGCTCCGAGAAACGATAGGATTCAGCCGATTTGACCCTTCCATCCGGCCGAAATAGTTTTGGCAAGCTACTTGCGCGAGCAGGGTGTAATATCTACCATGTGCTTTTTCACATCCATGGGGGTCCGGTTCGCTCTCCCCGCACGAATGGCCTTCAGGCCCGGTGCGGCGTGAATCCGAGCCGCGTCGACACCATCGTCGACCTGACTTACGGGCTGTTGATCGCAGTCTCAGTCGTACTAATCGTTGTCGCGGGGAACGCCATCGGACTGGCGTTCGGGTTTGGAGTGCTCGTCTCCTACGTTCTACACGTCGTCTGGAAGATGGCCCGGTTCGATCCAAACTGGATGACGACGGCGGTCAAGGAAACCGTCGAGGAGACCGTCGACGAGACGGTTGGGGAAACCGTCGAAAAGACTGTCGACGAAACAGTGGAGAAGACGGTTGGGGAAACCGTTGAGAAGACCGTCGACGAAACAGTCGAGGAGAAGGTTGGGGAAACCGTCGAAGAGACCGTAGAGAAGACGGTCGAAGAGACGGTTGACGAGACAGTCGAAGAGACCGTAGAGAAGACCTTGGAAGAACAGATGGCAGCAGAGAGCGCAGACGACGAAGACGCCGAGACCGAGGATCGATGATCAGTGCACTCTTCGTTGTCGGCGTCCTCGTCGCGATGTTCGTCGCCTACAACATCGGTGGGTCGACCACAGGACCAGCGTTCGGGCCGGCCGTCGGTGCTGACGCTATCTCCAAGCCCGTTGCCGCGGGACTAATGGGCTTGTTTTTCTTCATCGGTGCCTGGACACTTGGCCGGAACGTCGTGACGAAACTCGGTACTGAATTGGTCGTCGACACTGGCATCTTCACTCTCGAATCTTCCATCGCAGTGTTGTTTTTCATTGGGATCGCACTACTGGTCGGGAACGTCTTTGGCGTGCCGGCCTCAACCTCGATGACCGCCGTGGGTGCTATCGCCGGTCTTGGGCTGGCCGGTGGCGTGCTAGATCTCGCCGTGATGGGGCAGATCGTCATCTGGTGGGTCGTCTCGCCCATCATCGGTTTCTGGGTCTCTCTGGTCATCGGTCGGTACTTCTACGCACGACTGAACGAGATGGTCGCGATGGAGCGCAGTACGGGGCCGCTGTTCGACGTCGACCGGTCCGGTTCCGTCCCCATCCCACGGCTCCACCGGACGACCAACCGCCGGGAGCTAATCGGGACGGTCACCGTCGTCGCGATCGGCTGTCTGATGGCCTTTTCCTCGGGTACCTCGAACATCGCCAACGCTGTCGCACCGTTAGTCGGCAGCGGTGAACTGGCGATGAACCCGGCCATTATCTTCGGTGGGATCGCCGTTACCATCGGAGCGTTCACCATCGCCCGCCGAACCTTAGAGACGATGGGCAGCGACATCACGGAGTTACCCTTGACTGCGGCTATCGTCGTCGCGTCGGTCTCCTCGACGCTAGTCGTCTTCCTCTCAGCGCTTGGCATCCCCGCGAGCTTCGTCATCATTGCGACGATGTCCATCGTCGGGTTAGGCTGGGGCCGGGCGACCCGGCCGATGACCGCTCCCGAAGTCATTGCCGGGGACGGGGGGCCTCCGGTCACGGTCAACGCACTGGCGGCCGATGAGGAAGGCGAGACGCTTCCGCCCATTGGCGCGGAGGACGCAGCGGACATCCCCAGCCCGGGGGCACTGTTCAACCCCGTGACGACCGCTCGGGTCGTTCTGATGCAAAACGTCGTGCCGGCTATCGCGACGGCTGGTGCCTATATTACGTTCCGATTCGTCCCGATATTCGGGATCTGAGCCAGCTTGGCCTCGTCATCGCAGAATCTGAGTGACAGATGGCGAGCGGCAGCCTCACCCCTCTGGGATGAATGCCTGAGCCGTCACACGCATAAGCCGAACGTCGTCGGTATTGGCCTCCAGCACCAGTCTGCTGAATGCAGCCTCTCTATCTTGCACGGCATTTCTGACAGCCCTCGGAGAGTAAGCGAACCAATGTATGGGTTTGACTGCTAATCCCCATCGAAACAGTCCTCAAAGCGGTCGTTTCGACGTATAGCAAGCAGCTCCGCGGTCGCTTCCGCGTCGAAGCGGAGCGGTCGCCGCCACCACGGCCCCTTTCCGGAATCGTCCGATAGCTCGGTGACGATCCGGTTCGCGTCGGTGCCAGCCGCGCGCCCGCTCAACGGGAGCGCCGTCTCGTACAGCGCCGAGCCGTCGGGATCGCCGGCGAGCAACACCGCAGCGTCGAACGTCTCGCGCTTGACGTGAGCGTTCGAGGCGAAGCGGTCGCGTTCGGCGGGCGTAAGGTCGGGATACTCCGCGCCGGTCACGGGATCGCGCGCGAGTTCGAACTGTCCGATGAGATACGCACCCCACTCTGGAGCCTGCCACGACGCCGGTTCGCCCGCGGTCGTGAGCGTCGCGTAGAAGAAGACGTAATCGCCCGCCGCGAGATCGGCGAGTGGTCGGGCCTTCACCCCGTGTGGATCACCGTAGCTGTACCGGTCGCCGTAGGGGTACTCCGGGAACTCGGGGTCGAGATGCACGGGAGTGTCGAGCACGTCCGTCGGGAGGTCGGTAGCGAGATCGAGATCCGCGTAGGTCGGCACCGGTTCATCGGTCGGTTCAGTTTCGGGGATCGGCACGTACTCGAACGCGCCGTCAGTCCTGATCGGCCCGCGAACGCCCGGAGTATTGGTGTTGGCACCGACGTTGATCGCCACGGCCCGACTCATGGCGTGCTCACTCGTTCCGGGAACAAAAACTTCGCTTTCGCCGGTCATCGTGGCTACTGGTGTCCGCTTCATCGAGCGATTCCGACGATCGAGAGATCGTGCCAGCGGCGAGGTGAGAGGGGTTTCAAGGGCTGGACAGTTTCTCTCGAAGTCAGTGACCGTTTCGGCACCGGTACGGTGAACTATTTATTCGCACGGAGAGTTCATGGGATTTCTTTATGACGGCTCCCTGTTTTGAATGGAGTGTTACGTATGACAGGTCGCTCGTCTCCAGCCGCTGGCCACGTATCGGTGGGGAACGGTACGGAGCCACCGTCGGTCGAGTCGGAGCCGATCACGGCGGCCCGGCAGCGAGTCGCGCTCGACGAACTCCGGAAGTTCGCGTATCCGGTCGAGCTTCGGACGCTCGCGGCGTACGTCGTGGCCGCACGCGAGAACGTTCCCGTCGACACGGTCGGCGACGAAGTACGCGAGCGGACTGCCATCCGCCTCCACCATATCGATATCCCCGTGCTGATCGACGCCAGACTCGTCGACTACGACCCCGAAAGTCGGATGGCGGTCCGTCTCGACGCCCACGCGGACGATCGATACACGGGTGTCGAGAGCGACTCGCGTCGGTACGATGTCGCCTGACCGGAGACGAGTCGCTCGAACACTCGTTTCGAGCACGCGAGTGTGCACCCGATCGAACCACGCCCGCTAAGTGGCCCCGAAACCAAGACGCGCGTATGCACTACCGCGAACTCGGCGATTCCGGCGTCGAGGTGAGCGAGGTGGGCTTCGGCGCGTGGACCGTCGGCACCGACTGGTGGGGTGATCGGAGCGAACAGGAAGGAATCGAGATGCTCCAGCACGCGTTCGATCGGGGCGTCACCTTCTTCGACACCGGCGACGTGTACGGCCACGGCCGTTCGGAAGAACTGGTCGGCGAAGCGCTCGCCGACGTTCGCGACGAGGTCGCCATCGCCACCAAAGTCGGCTACGATTTCTACAACAACCCGCAGGCGGGCCACGGTGAACTGCCGAAGGAGATGGATGCGGAGTACCTCCACACCGCAGTCGAGCGGAGTCTGGAGCGCCTCGACACCGAGTACGTCGATCTCCTCCAGCTCCACAACGCGAACGTCGACGAGGTAGACGAGGACCTGCTCGAAGCGCTCGACGAACTCCGCGAATCCGGGAAAGTCGAGGCGATCGGCTGGGCGCTCGGCCCCTCGATCGGGTGGCTCGCGGAGGGCGACGCCGCGATCGAGAACGAGTTCGACGCGATCCAGGTCGTTTTCAACCTGTTCGAGCAGGTCCCCGGCCAGCACTTCATCGAGACGATCGACGACCTCGACGCCGACACGAGTCTGATCCCCCGCGTGCCACACTCCTCGGGCCTGCTGAACGAGCAGGTCACGCCCGAAACCGAACTCGGCGAGGGCGATCATCGGGGGTTCCGACCCGACGA
This window of the Halococcus saccharolyticus DSM 5350 genome carries:
- a CDS encoding MBL fold metallo-hydrolase, coding for MKRIQLGNAVFEGLNNSYVLGTEPDAKTTLIDTGVATPDVREQLAEGLTEHDLAFADVDEVLLTHWHEDHVGLAGTIQDAGGATVRVHADDAPLVEQDEEAWSAMNERQRDLLDEWGLPDAPREELLDFLDSHGELTGPAPTVEPFTDGARFETAAGTLEGIHLPGHAAGLSGFALDGDQGRELFSGDALLPHYTPNVGGADVRVEGPLARYLTTLERIVDGEFDRAHPGHRDPIEDPAGRAREIAAHHRERTGRVVDVLAETGPTDAWTVSARLFGDLSSIHILHGPGEAYAHLDHLAADGVVERTGREYRLVESDPDLDALFPSIATA
- a CDS encoding helix-turn-helix domain-containing protein gives rise to the protein MSTIAEFSIPTNEFALCETLERRPDMVFEIDRVVAHETTHVVPFVRATYGEFDELTEVLEADPSVEEIELLAEVEGERFYRMVWGDTAQIIGYMVQGQGATVQEATATDGEWHLRVFFPERSGLSATNKYAQESGFTLDVTQIYGLDDLEEAQYNLTNHQYDTLTTAVEEGYYDVPREVNAQELADQLGISHQALSERMRRATKSLVTSALTVDEDEESDPVNQ
- a CDS encoding cold-shock protein, which gives rise to MTKGTVDFFNDQGGYGFIKVDDDEETDLDDDEDVFYHMEDIGGPDLEEDTDVEFEIEQSQKGPRASNLTRL
- a CDS encoding DUF7571 family protein, producing the protein MKPCHNCQTVIDEYLLDKQLEPLRELTVDDFNVCADCATVVADACVKCGGGVYVPRNQSVTPDYCPACRSDLIDRTGHDPGWTRDHVPT
- a CDS encoding inorganic phosphate transporter yields the protein MISALFVVGVLVAMFVAYNIGGSTTGPAFGPAVGADAISKPVAAGLMGLFFFIGAWTLGRNVVTKLGTELVVDTGIFTLESSIAVLFFIGIALLVGNVFGVPASTSMTAVGAIAGLGLAGGVLDLAVMGQIVIWWVVSPIIGFWVSLVIGRYFYARLNEMVAMERSTGPLFDVDRSGSVPIPRLHRTTNRRELIGTVTVVAIGCLMAFSSGTSNIANAVAPLVGSGELAMNPAIIFGGIAVTIGAFTIARRTLETMGSDITELPLTAAIVVASVSSTLVVFLSALGIPASFVIIATMSIVGLGWGRATRPMTAPEVIAGDGGPPVTVNALAADEEGETLPPIGAEDAADIPSPGALFNPVTTARVVLMQNVVPAIATAGAYITFRFVPIFGI
- a CDS encoding Nmad3 family putative nucleotide modification protein, producing the protein MSRAVAINVGANTNTPGVRGPIRTDGAFEYVPIPETEPTDEPVPTYADLDLATDLPTDVLDTPVHLDPEFPEYPYGDRYSYGDPHGVKARPLADLAAGDYVFFYATLTTAGEPASWQAPEWGAYLIGQFELARDPVTGAEYPDLTPAERDRFASNAHVKRETFDAAVLLAGDPDGSALYETALPLSGRAAGTDANRIVTELSDDSGKGPWWRRPLRFDAEATAELLAIRRNDRFEDCFDGD
- a CDS encoding DUF7344 domain-containing protein — translated: MTGRSSPAAGHVSVGNGTEPPSVESEPITAARQRVALDELRKFAYPVELRTLAAYVVAARENVPVDTVGDEVRERTAIRLHHIDIPVLIDARLVDYDPESRMAVRLDAHADDRYTGVESDSRRYDVA
- a CDS encoding aldo/keto reductase, whose product is MHYRELGDSGVEVSEVGFGAWTVGTDWWGDRSEQEGIEMLQHAFDRGVTFFDTGDVYGHGRSEELVGEALADVRDEVAIATKVGYDFYNNPQAGHGELPKEMDAEYLHTAVERSLERLDTEYVDLLQLHNANVDEVDEDLLEALDELRESGKVEAIGWALGPSIGWLAEGDAAIENEFDAIQVVFNLFEQVPGQHFIETIDDLDADTSLIPRVPHSSGLLNEQVTPETELGEGDHRGFRPDEWYDTGWEKVDKLRFLERDGERTMGQATIQWLLAHDAVASVTPTFRTAADIDEWAAAPETPPLSDEEGERVADLYERDFDIERDDGMAGFRSSVEGIDLNAVGAKYAGD